In Rhodothermales bacterium, a single window of DNA contains:
- the purD gene encoding phosphoribosylamine--glycine ligase, whose protein sequence is MNVLILGSGGREHALAWSLAQSPRQPVIHVAPGNAGTADLATNVQLDIGDHGAVIEHVRSNGIGLVIIGPEQPLVDGLANALRAASIPVVGPDKAAARLEGSKAFAKAFMDRHDIPTAASRTFRRNEAAEASAWIEQEGAPIVIKASGLAAGKGALVCLTKDEARTALSELLDANALGDAADEIVVEAFMEGEEASVFVLTDGKDFALLSPAQDHKRIGDDDTGPNTGGMGAYAPAPVMTPDLSATVVETIVRPTLEGMAAEGAPYSGILYVGLMITNEGPKVVEYNCRLGDPETQVILPLLKTDALTVFEAVANGTLSDLEVELRDGAAACVVMASAGYPGAYEKGFPISGIDMAGQLPGTMVFHAGTIRDADGVLRTSGGRVLAVAAHAPSLEGALSRVYTGVSLVSFEGAQHRTDIGRKGLLRRSGASGNSSQ, encoded by the coding sequence ATGAACGTACTCATCCTTGGAAGCGGGGGGCGCGAACATGCGCTCGCATGGTCGCTCGCACAAAGTCCCCGTCAGCCGGTCATCCACGTTGCACCGGGCAATGCCGGTACGGCTGATCTGGCAACCAATGTCCAGTTGGACATCGGCGACCATGGCGCCGTCATTGAACACGTCCGGTCAAACGGGATCGGGCTGGTCATTATCGGTCCTGAACAACCGTTGGTGGATGGACTGGCGAATGCGCTCAGGGCTGCCTCCATCCCGGTCGTAGGTCCGGACAAGGCGGCGGCCCGGCTTGAAGGCAGCAAGGCCTTTGCCAAAGCGTTCATGGACCGGCACGACATCCCGACAGCGGCTTCGCGTACGTTCAGGCGCAACGAAGCAGCCGAGGCCAGCGCCTGGATTGAACAGGAGGGTGCCCCCATCGTCATAAAGGCCAGCGGTCTTGCCGCCGGCAAGGGGGCCCTGGTATGTTTGACGAAGGACGAGGCACGCACGGCACTTTCCGAGTTGCTGGATGCCAACGCCCTCGGTGACGCAGCCGATGAAATAGTGGTGGAAGCCTTCATGGAGGGGGAGGAAGCCAGCGTGTTCGTACTCACCGACGGAAAGGATTTCGCCTTGCTGTCGCCGGCACAGGACCATAAGCGGATTGGAGATGACGATACGGGTCCGAATACGGGCGGCATGGGGGCCTATGCACCGGCGCCGGTCATGACACCGGATCTTTCTGCGACGGTCGTGGAAACCATCGTCCGACCGACGCTGGAGGGAATGGCCGCGGAGGGCGCCCCGTATTCGGGTATCCTGTATGTGGGGCTCATGATTACAAACGAGGGTCCTAAAGTCGTGGAGTACAATTGTCGACTCGGGGATCCTGAAACGCAGGTTATCCTGCCGTTGCTCAAAACGGATGCGCTTACCGTCTTCGAGGCCGTGGCCAATGGCACCCTGTCCGATCTGGAAGTGGAGTTGCGCGATGGTGCAGCCGCCTGTGTCGTCATGGCCTCCGCCGGCTACCCCGGAGCGTATGAAAAAGGCTTCCCGATTTCGGGGATAGACATGGCCGGGCAACTGCCGGGTACCATGGTATTCCATGCGGGTACGATCCGGGACGCCGACGGGGTTCTTCGCACGAGCGGAGGGCGCGTTCTGGCGGTCGCGGCGCACGCGCCGAGCTTGGAAGGTGCCTTGTCACGGGTCTACACGGGGGTGTCACTGGTTTCATTCGAAGGAGCCCAGCATCGGACCGATATCGGGCGCAAGGGACTGCTCCGGCGATCGGGTGCGTCGGGAAATTCATCGCAGTGA
- a CDS encoding gamma carbonic anhydrase family protein, whose product MIHSFIGRTPVLGERAFVADTATLTGDIVAGDDAGFWFGAVLRGDVNWIRIGDRTNIQDNAVVHVTHHSAPTSIGSGVTVGHGAIVHGCTIEDDVLIGMGSIILDKAVVGHHSIVGAGALVTGGTVIPPRSMVFGNPARIVRQLTDAEVESISHYARNYVRYKNIQLGIDVPPENPFYTPKP is encoded by the coding sequence ATGATCCATTCTTTCATAGGTCGCACGCCCGTTTTGGGTGAGCGCGCATTCGTAGCCGATACGGCCACGTTGACCGGTGATATCGTTGCCGGGGACGATGCCGGATTCTGGTTCGGCGCGGTACTCCGTGGTGATGTGAACTGGATACGCATTGGGGACAGGACGAACATCCAGGACAATGCAGTTGTCCATGTGACGCATCATTCGGCTCCGACAAGCATCGGGTCAGGCGTTACGGTCGGTCACGGCGCCATCGTGCACGGGTGTACGATAGAGGATGACGTTCTTATCGGAATGGGAAGCATCATCCTGGACAAGGCTGTCGTCGGTCACCACTCCATTGTAGGAGCAGGTGCACTGGTCACCGGAGGCACCGTAATTCCTCCACGGTCGATGGTGTTCGGCAACCCGGCGCGCATTGTACGCCAGCTGACCGATGCGGAAGTGGAGTCGATAAGTCACTATGCCCGCAACTACGTACGGTACAAGAATATCCAGTTGGGAATCGACGTGCCACCAGAGAATCCATTCTATACGCCGAAACCATGA
- the mutS gene encoding DNA mismatch repair protein MutS translates to MRQYFSIKKQHPGTILLFRMGDFYETFGDDAREAHKALGITLTKRSNGAASDVALAGFPYHSLDTYLPKLVRAGYRVAICEQVEDPKTAKTIVRRDVVEIVTPGVALRDNLLTPKQSTFVAAVHVGRGSRADAGPIAGVAFADASTGEFKLAEVPEASLASFLASVAPAEILCIKSRIPAVQKAGFDRAIITPLDDWVFTADQARETLTSHFQTHSLKGFGVEEYALGQVAAGALLHYLTETQKGLLPHMQRLEAYESHAYMMLDRQTRRNLELVSSMHAGEEGSLVSIMDRTLTPMGGRMLRQWLVRPLRELAAIQKRQEAVRDLVASRSLRTNLRTLLRPIGDLERMVARACTGRASPRDISGLKEALLQIPPIREGLERASAHALDAIAHGLEPCPDVVELVSRALVDEPPAQLKDGGVIRSGYHAELDELRAISTGGKDWLARLQQTESERTGISSLKIGFNKVFGYYLEVTNAHKDKVPAAWIRKQTLVNAERYITQELKDYEEKILGAEDRLIQLEAVLFSEVRDHVASFASILQANAQLVATLDVLCSFAETAVEERHVCPEMHEGSELDIEDGRHPVVEHALPPGEPFIPNSVRMDADTEQILLVTGPNMAGKSVVLRQTGLIVLLAQVGAFVPAKQARIGLVDRIFTRVGASDNLAAGESTFLVEMNETANILNNASAKSLILLDEVGRGTSTFDGLSIAWAIVEYLHDTPRVAARTMFATHYHELNVLEDQLERVKSYRIQVQEHDGRVIFLRKMVPGGADHSYGIEVARMAGLPGPLLKRSRIILNELENKPPAPVPMAAEPQMNLFAPLAPAPAPAPGRSPAVPGLTSSEEDVLDGLRRLDVDMTTPLEALQRLAELQKKLSDT, encoded by the coding sequence ATGCGGCAGTATTTCTCCATCAAGAAGCAGCATCCGGGGACCATCCTGCTGTTCCGGATGGGGGATTTCTACGAAACGTTCGGCGACGATGCCCGTGAAGCCCATAAGGCTTTGGGTATCACCCTCACGAAGCGATCGAACGGGGCGGCTTCGGATGTGGCCCTTGCCGGATTCCCATACCACTCGCTGGACACGTATCTGCCCAAACTTGTCCGGGCGGGGTATCGCGTAGCCATTTGCGAGCAGGTCGAAGACCCGAAGACAGCAAAAACCATTGTTCGACGGGATGTGGTGGAGATCGTCACACCGGGTGTGGCGCTCCGGGACAATCTACTGACGCCCAAACAGTCCACGTTCGTGGCCGCGGTTCACGTAGGAAGGGGATCACGTGCGGACGCAGGCCCGATTGCCGGTGTGGCCTTTGCCGACGCATCGACCGGAGAGTTCAAGCTCGCGGAAGTCCCGGAGGCATCCCTCGCATCCTTCCTGGCATCCGTCGCTCCCGCAGAAATCCTGTGCATCAAATCCCGCATCCCCGCGGTCCAGAAGGCAGGATTCGACCGGGCAATCATCACGCCACTCGATGACTGGGTGTTCACTGCCGATCAGGCGCGGGAAACGCTTACGAGTCATTTCCAGACGCATTCACTCAAGGGGTTCGGCGTAGAGGAGTACGCGCTTGGGCAAGTCGCGGCAGGGGCGTTGCTCCATTATCTCACGGAGACGCAGAAAGGGCTCTTGCCGCACATGCAGCGATTGGAAGCCTACGAGAGCCACGCGTACATGATGCTGGACCGGCAGACGCGGCGCAACCTGGAATTGGTATCGTCCATGCACGCAGGTGAGGAGGGATCGCTGGTTTCGATCATGGATCGTACGCTCACGCCCATGGGGGGACGTATGTTGCGACAGTGGCTGGTTCGACCGCTTCGTGAGCTGGCGGCCATCCAGAAACGCCAGGAGGCGGTTCGCGATCTGGTTGCCTCCCGGTCCCTCCGTACGAACCTCCGGACCTTGCTTCGCCCCATCGGAGATCTGGAGCGGATGGTGGCGCGCGCCTGCACCGGCCGCGCATCCCCCAGGGACATTTCGGGGCTCAAGGAGGCCTTGTTGCAGATACCGCCCATTCGGGAAGGTCTGGAGCGTGCATCGGCCCACGCGCTGGATGCCATCGCCCACGGGCTTGAACCGTGCCCGGACGTGGTCGAGCTCGTTTCCCGGGCCCTGGTGGATGAGCCTCCGGCCCAACTCAAGGACGGCGGGGTCATCCGTTCCGGATACCATGCGGAACTGGATGAACTCCGGGCCATCTCCACAGGCGGAAAGGATTGGCTCGCCCGACTCCAGCAAACCGAATCCGAACGGACCGGCATTTCATCGCTCAAGATCGGTTTCAACAAGGTCTTCGGATATTATCTCGAGGTCACGAATGCCCACAAGGACAAAGTGCCGGCAGCGTGGATCCGGAAACAGACGCTGGTCAATGCGGAGCGGTACATCACGCAGGAACTCAAGGATTATGAAGAGAAAATCCTGGGTGCCGAGGACAGGCTGATCCAGCTCGAAGCGGTCTTGTTTTCGGAGGTCCGGGATCACGTGGCCTCGTTCGCGTCCATTCTCCAGGCGAACGCTCAACTCGTTGCGACCCTTGATGTCCTGTGCTCCTTTGCAGAGACGGCCGTGGAGGAACGCCACGTGTGTCCCGAGATGCACGAGGGCTCCGAACTTGATATCGAGGACGGAAGGCATCCCGTCGTTGAACACGCGTTGCCCCCAGGTGAGCCGTTCATTCCGAATTCGGTCCGCATGGACGCGGACACGGAGCAGATCCTGTTGGTAACGGGACCCAACATGGCGGGAAAGAGCGTAGTGCTCCGTCAGACCGGGTTGATTGTGCTGTTGGCACAGGTCGGTGCGTTCGTTCCTGCAAAGCAAGCCCGGATCGGCCTTGTCGATCGGATCTTCACCCGGGTTGGTGCTTCGGACAACCTCGCTGCCGGCGAGAGCACGTTCCTTGTGGAAATGAACGAGACCGCCAACATCCTGAACAACGCATCGGCGAAGTCGCTCATCCTGTTGGATGAGGTGGGTCGGGGCACGAGTACGTTCGACGGACTCTCCATTGCGTGGGCCATCGTGGAGTACCTCCACGATACCCCGAGGGTGGCCGCCCGGACCATGTTTGCCACACACTATCACGAGCTCAATGTGCTGGAGGATCAGCTTGAGCGTGTCAAATCCTATCGGATCCAGGTCCAGGAACACGATGGACGCGTGATTTTCCTTCGGAAGATGGTCCCTGGCGGAGCGGATCATTCCTATGGGATAGAAGTGGCCCGCATGGCGGGACTTCCCGGCCCGCTGCTGAAGCGCTCCCGGATCATTCTGAATGAACTCGAAAACAAGCCTCCAGCGCCGGTACCGATGGCCGCCGAACCCCAGATGAACCTGTTCGCACCCCTCGCACCAGCGCCGGCTCCCGCGCCGGGCCGTTCTCCCGCAGTACCCGGTCTGACATCGTCGGAGGAGGACGTGCTTGACGGATTGCGCCGGCTGGATGTGGACATGACGACACCCCTTGAGGCCCTGCAGCGCCTTGCCGAACTCCAGAAGAAGCTCTCGGACACCTGA
- a CDS encoding DUF5686 family protein, giving the protein MNILAVLLLVVGFSSSGLPTIRGMVTDAESGEPLVGATVQVRESWTGTMVNAEGQFELSVATFPVEFEIRHIGYRTVILPLDADPGRPLTIRMEPSSIEMPVLEITAEDPAIRIMRQVIARKQETRQDLETWIGNAYNRFRLENDTGIVSIWESYTRAHWDRTRGFREVSIWQENTANAEVTELLPAAMLVVNLYDDNVDVAGHSLMGVTHPDALEHYTFRLDTLRSIDSSVVYDIRVEPRRRTGSGFVGRISVLDEAWAMLSVELRPGQSFLFPPPVDRFDISYQQQFSQFGGRHWLPIGLTSEADIDIALGPLLSFPTFRLRQLSQLSGFEINAPLPDSLYRSDDLVVVDSMSAGRLRPADMATVPLTERERLAYANIDSTLTMEKAFEPGGMLGRLASVGGGSGSSGSASSGRSLPGALGRIRVTPEIWVNRVEGGHFGQWSHVRMPGQFDVGGRLAFSQASSAWSGSLALERQGRIGGQVRWDRGVVIRNPGRLHGPLFNSLAVLAGETDYFDYVHREGVTLGLTLDIKQWQLSSAFHSHTHESVPQRIRQTFLGRTLPEIPNLSVPGERLQRVSVGLDRTWEYAPRAFAAQRRLSVLLERGVNTRYTRVDGELLWRIPTFHRRRLLPPAFDIRLAAGRAGNDVPLVRLGHVDGSGRFSSFGGLRTRPDRPYEGTRYALFAWEHTFRTLPFEWLGWDAMVRRHLNVIVHGAHGTAWLPAGHPAGDRATDGIHQELGVSLSGLFALVRLDATWRLDRSAFVPGLSISRIF; this is encoded by the coding sequence ATGAACATCCTGGCCGTCCTGCTCCTCGTGGTGGGCTTCTCCTCGTCCGGATTGCCCACTATTCGTGGCATGGTCACCGACGCGGAGTCGGGTGAACCCCTGGTCGGTGCTACCGTCCAGGTCCGTGAAAGCTGGACGGGCACCATGGTGAACGCCGAGGGGCAATTCGAACTATCCGTGGCGACCTTTCCGGTCGAATTTGAAATCCGTCACATCGGGTACCGGACCGTGATTCTGCCACTGGATGCCGATCCCGGTCGTCCGCTGACCATTCGCATGGAGCCCAGTTCCATCGAGATGCCCGTCCTCGAAATCACGGCCGAAGATCCCGCCATCCGGATCATGCGCCAGGTCATCGCACGGAAACAGGAAACGCGGCAGGACCTGGAAACGTGGATCGGGAACGCCTACAATCGATTCCGTCTGGAAAACGACACGGGCATCGTGTCCATCTGGGAAAGCTATACCCGCGCACACTGGGATCGTACAAGGGGATTCCGCGAGGTCTCCATCTGGCAGGAGAACACGGCAAATGCCGAGGTGACAGAGCTCCTTCCGGCCGCCATGCTGGTCGTCAACCTGTATGATGACAATGTGGACGTCGCGGGCCACTCCCTGATGGGTGTCACGCATCCCGATGCGCTGGAGCACTATACGTTCCGGTTGGACACCTTGAGGTCCATCGATTCCTCGGTCGTGTACGACATTCGGGTGGAGCCCCGCCGCCGGACCGGATCGGGATTCGTCGGGCGCATTTCCGTGTTGGATGAGGCCTGGGCCATGCTGTCCGTCGAACTGCGCCCGGGCCAATCCTTCCTGTTTCCGCCACCGGTGGATCGCTTTGATATCAGCTATCAGCAGCAATTTTCTCAATTCGGTGGGCGACACTGGCTTCCGATCGGTTTGACGTCCGAGGCCGACATCGATATCGCGCTCGGGCCCCTGCTGTCGTTTCCCACCTTCCGTCTGCGCCAATTGTCCCAACTGTCCGGATTCGAGATCAACGCGCCCTTGCCGGATTCCTTGTACCGATCGGACGACCTGGTGGTCGTGGACAGCATGTCCGCCGGCCGCTTGCGGCCGGCGGACATGGCGACGGTACCACTGACCGAACGGGAGCGCCTGGCCTACGCGAACATCGACTCGACACTCACCATGGAGAAGGCGTTCGAGCCGGGAGGCATGTTGGGTCGCCTGGCATCGGTGGGCGGGGGCAGTGGCTCTTCCGGCTCGGCTTCGTCCGGACGTTCGCTCCCGGGTGCCCTGGGTCGCATCCGCGTGACGCCCGAGATCTGGGTGAACCGGGTGGAGGGGGGGCATTTCGGCCAGTGGTCCCACGTACGGATGCCAGGACAGTTCGATGTGGGTGGACGCTTGGCCTTCAGTCAGGCATCATCGGCATGGTCCGGGAGCCTGGCGTTGGAACGGCAGGGCCGGATCGGGGGACAGGTCCGCTGGGATCGTGGCGTCGTCATCCGGAATCCAGGCCGGCTGCACGGTCCCCTGTTCAACTCGCTCGCGGTCCTGGCCGGCGAAACCGATTACTTCGACTATGTCCACAGGGAGGGCGTGACGCTGGGGTTGACCTTGGACATCAAGCAATGGCAACTCTCCTCCGCTTTCCATTCGCATACCCATGAAAGCGTCCCGCAACGGATCCGGCAGACCTTCCTCGGGCGGACCCTGCCTGAAATCCCGAATCTGTCCGTTCCCGGGGAGCGGCTGCAGCGCGTGAGCGTCGGGCTGGATCGGACGTGGGAATATGCGCCGCGTGCGTTCGCGGCGCAGCGGCGACTGTCCGTGTTGCTGGAGCGGGGTGTAAACACCCGTTACACGCGAGTGGACGGTGAACTGCTCTGGCGGATCCCGACGTTCCATCGTCGACGGTTGCTGCCTCCTGCATTCGATATCCGTTTGGCCGCAGGACGTGCAGGCAATGACGTCCCGCTGGTTCGGCTGGGCCACGTGGATGGCTCCGGGAGATTCTCCTCCTTCGGAGGATTGCGCACTCGTCCGGATCGTCCGTATGAGGGCACCCGATATGCATTGTTCGCGTGGGAACACACCTTCCGGACCCTTCCTTTCGAATGGCTTGGATGGGACGCCATGGTCCGGCGACACCTGAACGTGATTGTGCATGGCGCTCACGGAACCGCGTGGCTGCCGGCCGGACATCCAGCCGGCGACCGGGCAACCGATGGCATCCACCAGGAACTGGGCGTTTCCCTGTCCGGGTTGTTTGCCCTGGTCCGGTTGGATGCCACATGGCGTCTGGATCGATCCGCCTTCGTTCCCGGGCTTTCGATTTCACGGATCTTCTGA
- a CDS encoding phosphatase PAP2 family protein codes for MRSIGVRLIPVLVVVGLIGSVSVQAQVPRTDSLGMDARLFFRVHSWESRSASVWLGTVDRSAYPVFLGTAPVLFALGERGPAASTGLSMATALAGALVWKRISGRERPYARWSHVRPRPGYPGTRHLSPDASLPSGHMAMATALATALSLESRSAWVAGGSSAWAASVGVSRVWLGVHHPGDVLAGAVLGVGAGVAAHLVVSAVQR; via the coding sequence ATGCGTTCGATCGGCGTCAGGCTGATCCCGGTCTTGGTCGTGGTGGGGCTGATCGGGTCAGTGTCGGTCCAGGCACAGGTACCCCGGACGGACTCGCTGGGTATGGACGCGCGATTGTTCTTCCGGGTCCATTCATGGGAGTCCCGTTCGGCGTCCGTCTGGTTGGGCACGGTCGATCGCTCCGCCTATCCGGTCTTCCTGGGAACGGCTCCGGTGTTGTTCGCGCTGGGAGAGCGGGGTCCGGCCGCCTCGACCGGCCTGTCCATGGCAACCGCGCTGGCCGGGGCCTTGGTCTGGAAACGCATCTCCGGTCGGGAACGCCCGTATGCGCGCTGGTCGCATGTCCGGCCCCGTCCGGGCTATCCCGGCACCCGGCACCTTTCGCCGGACGCGTCCCTGCCGTCGGGCCACATGGCCATGGCGACCGCGCTGGCGACGGCACTGTCCCTGGAGAGCCGGTCGGCATGGGTTGCCGGGGGCAGTTCTGCATGGGCCGCATCGGTCGGCGTTTCGCGGGTCTGGCTGGGTGTGCATCACCCGGGAGATGTCCTGGCAGGGGCGGTTCTGGGTGTGGGTGCAGGCGTTGCGGCACATCTGGTCGTCAGCGCGGTTCAGCGCTGA
- the recA gene encoding recombinase RecA — MSTQDTAKTRALDLALKQIEKQFGKGAIMRLGDSPQVAIDAISTGSLALDAALGVGGIPRGRVIEIYGPESSGKTTLATHIIAEAQKKGGACAFIDAEHAFDASYAGKLGVDIDHLLVSQPDTGEDALNICDTLLRSGALDVIVIDSVAALVPRAEIEGEMGDSHVGLQARLMSQALRKLTGSINRTKTALIFINQIREKIGVMFGSPETTSGGRALKFYASIRMDIRRIGAIKEGADVTGNRTRVKVVKNKVAPPFRQAEFDIIYNEGISSRGELVDLGVEHDIITKSGSWYSYGDIKIGQGRDATKQWLTDNESLRAEISERVKDALGMMPVTAVNGVEEDVEDEEEVMN, encoded by the coding sequence ATGAGTACCCAGGACACTGCCAAGACCCGCGCGCTCGACCTGGCGCTGAAGCAGATTGAGAAACAGTTCGGAAAAGGCGCCATCATGCGTCTCGGCGATTCTCCCCAGGTTGCCATTGATGCCATTTCCACAGGATCGCTGGCGCTCGATGCTGCGCTCGGCGTGGGAGGCATCCCGCGCGGCCGCGTGATCGAGATCTATGGTCCCGAGTCTTCGGGCAAGACCACGCTGGCAACCCATATCATTGCCGAGGCCCAGAAGAAGGGCGGCGCGTGTGCGTTCATCGATGCGGAACATGCCTTCGATGCGTCCTATGCCGGAAAACTCGGCGTGGACATCGACCACTTGCTGGTCTCGCAGCCCGACACGGGAGAAGATGCACTCAACATTTGCGATACGCTGCTCCGGAGCGGTGCCCTGGATGTCATCGTCATCGATTCCGTTGCGGCCCTCGTGCCCCGGGCGGAGATCGAGGGGGAAATGGGGGACAGTCACGTCGGCCTCCAGGCGCGTCTCATGAGTCAGGCCCTCAGGAAGCTCACGGGCTCCATCAACCGGACGAAAACGGCGCTCATTTTCATCAACCAGATCCGGGAAAAGATCGGTGTGATGTTCGGAAGCCCGGAAACCACGTCCGGCGGCCGCGCGCTGAAATTCTACGCATCCATCCGGATGGACATCCGACGGATTGGCGCCATCAAGGAAGGTGCCGACGTTACGGGCAACCGGACGCGCGTCAAGGTGGTCAAGAACAAGGTCGCCCCGCCGTTTCGCCAAGCTGAATTTGACATCATCTACAACGAGGGGATTTCCTCCCGCGGTGAATTGGTGGATCTGGGCGTGGAGCACGACATCATCACGAAGTCCGGCTCCTGGTATTCGTATGGCGACATCAAGATCGGACAGGGTCGGGATGCCACGAAGCAGTGGTTGACCGACAACGAATCGCTTCGGGCCGAAATTTCGGAACGCGTCAAGGATGCACTCGGCATGATGCCTGTGACCGCCGTCAACGGGGTGGAAGAGGATGTGGAGGACGAAGAGGAGGTCATGAACTGA
- a CDS encoding competence/damage-inducible protein A, producing MTASIITIGDEILIGQIVNTNAAWLGEQCTSLGMDVVSMVTVGDAESAIRSALRNAMQTSQLVLMTGGLGPTHDDITKHAVAAEFGDALIENPDVLAAVRERFTRRNLVMVEANRSQALIPESFRAVINPVGTAPGMLRRYSCDGGEGLLAVLPGVPHEMKALVQSHVVEEIGRMGGQQSIVQRTLLTTGIGESNLEHHLEGVHDHLKDGVSLAWLPSIHGVRIRVTGRAADTRKARARVDELVGWIQARAGRYIYGEDLQTLEEVVGTMVHACGWTIATAESCTGGLVSHRLTNIPGSSGYVLGGVVSYGNAVKEGQLGVNAHDLALHGAVSEPVARQMAEGVREALGADVGLATTGIMGPGGGSDEKPVGTVWVGVALPDSTTAVRFQLGTDRLRNKDRAATAALNALRLYLLENGCG from the coding sequence ATGACGGCATCCATCATCACCATCGGCGATGAGATCCTGATCGGTCAGATCGTGAACACGAATGCGGCATGGCTCGGCGAACAGTGTACATCGCTGGGCATGGATGTGGTTTCCATGGTAACGGTCGGCGACGCGGAGTCGGCCATCCGGTCGGCGCTCCGGAACGCCATGCAGACGTCGCAGCTTGTTCTCATGACCGGCGGATTGGGGCCGACCCACGACGATATCACCAAGCATGCGGTTGCGGCCGAGTTCGGGGATGCCCTCATCGAGAATCCCGATGTGCTGGCAGCCGTCCGGGAACGGTTTACCCGTCGGAACCTGGTCATGGTCGAAGCCAATCGATCCCAGGCACTCATTCCGGAGTCTTTCCGTGCAGTCATCAACCCGGTCGGGACCGCGCCAGGGATGCTCCGCCGGTATTCCTGCGATGGGGGTGAGGGATTGCTGGCCGTCCTGCCCGGGGTCCCGCACGAAATGAAAGCGCTGGTGCAGTCCCATGTCGTGGAAGAAATCGGCCGGATGGGTGGGCAACAGTCCATTGTCCAACGGACCCTGCTCACGACGGGGATCGGCGAATCCAACCTGGAGCATCACCTGGAGGGCGTGCATGACCATCTGAAAGACGGCGTTTCACTGGCCTGGTTGCCCAGTATCCACGGTGTCCGTATCCGGGTTACCGGACGTGCTGCAGATACGCGGAAGGCGCGGGCCAGGGTCGATGAATTGGTGGGCTGGATCCAGGCGCGGGCAGGACGCTACATTTACGGAGAGGACCTTCAGACCCTGGAGGAGGTGGTCGGGACCATGGTCCACGCATGTGGGTGGACCATTGCCACGGCCGAGAGCTGCACCGGAGGCCTGGTTTCCCACCGGTTGACCAACATCCCCGGTTCGTCCGGTTATGTGCTCGGTGGTGTGGTGTCCTACGGTAACGCGGTCAAAGAGGGACAACTCGGCGTGAATGCGCACGATCTCGCCCTGCATGGTGCCGTCAGTGAACCGGTCGCGCGGCAAATGGCAGAAGGCGTCCGGGAGGCGCTGGGCGCGGACGTGGGGCTGGCCACGACCGGGATCATGGGTCCGGGAGGGGGATCGGACGAGAAGCCTGTCGGTACGGTCTGGGTGGGCGTTGCCCTGCCGGACTCCACGACGGCCGTCCGTTTCCAATTGGGAACGGACAGGCTCCGGAACAAGGATCGGGCAGCGACGGCTGCATTGAATGCCCTTCGGCTGTACCTGCTGGAGAACGGATGTGGCTGA
- the pyrE gene encoding orotate phosphoribosyltransferase translates to MPDFADTARDIALDLLSIGAVSLSPGKPYLWASGRRSPVYCDNRLTLGHPAIRKRICHAFADRLSRLGWDVDAVVGTATAGIPHAAWLAHELDVPMAYVRNASKAHGRENRVEGYIAPGSRVVVVEDLVSTGMSSTAVLPPLRDAGLDVVGVVAIFTYGLSVADQAFKDADTPLETLSSFPVLIQVAAERGLMTTDDLTSLQAWYRNPSGWSLDHGGSD, encoded by the coding sequence ATGCCTGATTTCGCGGATACCGCGCGCGACATTGCCCTTGACCTGCTCTCCATCGGTGCCGTCTCACTGTCTCCCGGCAAACCGTACCTGTGGGCATCGGGACGTCGATCGCCCGTGTATTGCGACAACCGGCTGACGCTCGGACACCCCGCCATCCGGAAACGGATCTGTCATGCGTTCGCCGACCGGTTGTCCCGCCTGGGGTGGGACGTCGACGCGGTCGTCGGTACGGCCACCGCCGGTATTCCTCATGCCGCCTGGCTGGCCCATGAGCTGGACGTACCGATGGCCTACGTCAGGAACGCCTCGAAGGCGCATGGTCGAGAGAACCGCGTGGAAGGGTATATTGCGCCAGGCTCCCGGGTAGTGGTGGTCGAAGATCTGGTGTCCACCGGGATGTCCTCCACGGCCGTTTTGCCTCCGCTGCGGGATGCGGGCCTGGATGTGGTCGGCGTGGTCGCCATATTCACGTATGGCCTCAGCGTGGCCGACCAGGCTTTCAAGGATGCCGACACCCCGCTGGAAACCCTGTCATCCTTTCCGGTCCTCATCCAGGTTGCTGCGGAACGCGGCCTGATGACGACTGACGACCTGACGTCGTTGCAGGCATGGTACCGCAATCCGTCCGGCTGGTCGCTGGACCATGGTGGATCCGATTAG